One genomic region from Nocardioides plantarum encodes:
- the kdpA gene encoding potassium-transporting ATPase subunit KdpA, which translates to MSELAPAIGQIALLVVLLVLSVPLLGRWLAHLYTSQRHLGVERVTYRVLRVDPDADQHWRSYAGAVLGFSLVSVLGLYALGRLQEHLPLSLGFPGLPPDGAFNTAVSFVTNTNWQWYSGEVTIGHLMQASGLSVQNFVSAAVGMAVAAAFARGLAKRAVDPANAGRVGNFWADLVRTTYRVLLPMALLAAVAFVLMGVIQNLSDTHTISTLTGGHQSLTGGPVASQEAIKQLGTNGGGFYNVNSAHPFENPNGLSNLLQIFLMLVIPFSMAWAFGVIVGDRRQGVAILSVMALLFAVSVALLTWAEMAGHGTAPQLAGGALEGKETRFGTAASALFAATTTATSTGAVDSMHDSLTAPGGGVAMFNMMLGEIIPGGVGSGLYGMLMLAVVTVFLSGLMVGRTPEYLGKRIGQKEIVLVAGYVLTTPILVLVGGAIAITASDGLAGLQETGPHGLSEAVYAVTSAANNNGSAFGGLTSGTPFWNTLLGLLMLLGRFVPMLLVLGLAGRFASQGQRPPSSGTLPTHSPLFVVLLSGVALVVVGLTFVPVLALGPIAEALS; encoded by the coding sequence GTGAGTGAGCTCGCGCCGGCGATCGGCCAGATCGCGCTCCTGGTGGTCCTCCTCGTCCTGTCCGTGCCGCTGCTCGGGCGGTGGCTGGCCCACCTCTACACCTCCCAGCGGCACCTCGGCGTCGAGCGGGTGACCTACCGCGTGCTGCGGGTCGACCCCGACGCCGACCAGCACTGGCGCTCGTACGCCGGCGCCGTGCTCGGGTTCTCGCTCGTCAGCGTGCTGGGGCTCTACGCCCTGGGCCGGCTGCAGGAGCACCTGCCGCTCTCGCTCGGCTTCCCCGGGCTGCCCCCCGACGGCGCCTTCAACACCGCCGTCTCGTTCGTCACCAACACCAACTGGCAGTGGTACTCCGGCGAGGTCACCATCGGGCACCTGATGCAGGCCAGCGGCCTGTCGGTGCAGAACTTCGTGTCGGCTGCGGTCGGCATGGCCGTCGCGGCGGCCTTCGCCCGCGGGCTGGCCAAGCGGGCCGTCGACCCGGCCAACGCCGGTCGGGTCGGCAACTTCTGGGCCGACCTGGTGCGGACGACGTACCGGGTGCTGCTGCCGATGGCGCTCCTCGCCGCCGTCGCGTTCGTGCTGATGGGGGTCATCCAGAACCTGTCCGACACCCACACGATCAGCACCCTGACCGGCGGCCACCAGAGCCTCACCGGCGGCCCCGTGGCCAGCCAGGAGGCGATCAAGCAGCTCGGCACCAACGGCGGTGGTTTCTACAACGTCAACTCCGCACACCCGTTCGAGAACCCCAACGGCCTGTCGAACCTGCTGCAGATCTTCCTGATGCTGGTCATCCCGTTCTCGATGGCCTGGGCGTTCGGCGTCATCGTCGGCGACCGCCGCCAGGGCGTGGCGATCCTGTCGGTGATGGCGCTGCTCTTCGCCGTGTCCGTCGCCCTGCTGACCTGGGCCGAGATGGCCGGGCACGGCACCGCACCCCAGCTCGCCGGCGGCGCGCTCGAGGGCAAGGAGACCCGCTTCGGTACGGCGGCCTCCGCGCTCTTCGCCGCCACCACCACCGCGACGTCGACCGGCGCGGTCGACTCGATGCACGACTCGCTCACCGCCCCCGGCGGCGGCGTCGCGATGTTCAACATGATGCTCGGCGAGATCATCCCCGGCGGCGTGGGCTCCGGCCTCTACGGCATGTTGATGCTGGCCGTCGTCACCGTGTTCCTCAGCGGCCTGATGGTCGGGCGCACCCCGGAGTACCTCGGCAAGCGCATCGGCCAGAAGGAGATCGTGCTGGTCGCGGGCTACGTGCTCACCACGCCGATCCTGGTGCTCGTCGGGGGCGCCATCGCGATCACCGCGAGCGACGGACTGGCCGGCCTGCAGGAGACCGGGCCGCACGGCCTCTCCGAGGCGGTGTACGCCGTCACCTCGGCCGCCAACAACAACGGCTCGGCCTTCGGCGGGCTCACCTCGGGCACCCCGTTCTGGAACACCCTGCTCGGGCTCCTGATGCTGCTCGGCCGGTTCGTCCCGATGCTCCTGGTGCTCGGCCTCGCCGGCCGGTTCGCCAGCCAGGGGCAGCGACCGCCGAGCTCGGGCACCCTGCCCACCCACTCACCCCTGTTCGTCGTCCTGCTGTCGGGCGTGGCCCTGGTCGTGGTCGGTCTGACCTTCGTCCCGGTGCTCGCGCTCGGCCCGATCGCCGAGGCCCTCTCATGA